From the Entomomonas sp. E2T0 genome, one window contains:
- a CDS encoding GNAT family N-acetyltransferase, which yields MNKTFVRKADWQKDMVDIMRIREAVFINEQNVPAEQEWDDLDSLSTHFLAVDGSYAMGTARLTKETDDCARISRVAVLKDWRGLSIGDELLQAAIEEAKQQNFKKLTLTAQTHATKFYKRFGFEIVSDEFLEVGIPHVEMLLAI from the coding sequence ATGAATAAGACCTTTGTTCGTAAAGCTGATTGGCAAAAAGATATGGTTGATATCATGCGAATCAGAGAAGCAGTGTTTATTAATGAGCAAAACGTTCCTGCAGAGCAAGAATGGGATGACCTCGATAGTTTATCCACTCACTTTTTAGCCGTCGACGGTAGCTATGCAATGGGAACAGCCCGTTTAACCAAAGAAACTGATGACTGTGCTAGAATCAGCCGCGTAGCTGTGCTAAAAGACTGGCGTGGCTTAAGCATTGGTGATGAGCTTTTACAAGCAGCTATAGAAGAAGCTAAACAGCAAAATTTCAAAAAACTAACCCTTACTGCCCAAACACATGCCACCAAATTCTATAAACGTTTTGGTTTTGAAATAGTAAGTGATGAGTTTCTTGAGGTAGGTATTCCTCATGTAGAAATGCTACTAGCTATTTAA
- a CDS encoding cupin domain-containing protein, which translates to MQIDQPLALLGGISPSTFMKEYWQRKPLLVRGAFTDFKNPINPDELAGLSLEEEIESRIVVEHGNTPWELLHGPFAAETFQNLPETNWTLLVQAVDQFIPEVDQLFEPFSFIPKWRFDDIMISYAAKGGSVGPHFDYYDVFLIQSYGQRRWKIGPQENSESPCLDHPDLRLLADFKQTDEWVLEPGDMLYLPPQFAHYGIAETDCMTISVGLRAPSTQEILVHYTDFLSQFYAEESRYSDPEQQAVAKDPHFIDTAALTRLKKTLQEALQDDQKLLTWFGQHVTEPRYPERLMGEALTEQELVNTIDNGAIVIRNPSGKLAWSIFNDEAILFASGFSRSFPKHYADLLRLICETNALYQENLQAWLKDPIVTTLLTELIKQGTLEFFNE; encoded by the coding sequence ATGCAAATTGATCAACCATTAGCTTTATTGGGTGGTATTTCACCCAGTACTTTTATGAAAGAGTATTGGCAGCGTAAACCGTTATTGGTACGTGGTGCGTTTACTGACTTTAAAAACCCTATTAATCCTGATGAGCTAGCAGGCCTATCACTTGAAGAGGAAATAGAGTCCAGAATTGTTGTTGAACATGGTAATACACCTTGGGAATTACTGCACGGGCCTTTTGCAGCAGAAACATTCCAAAACTTACCTGAAACAAATTGGACTTTACTGGTACAAGCTGTTGACCAATTCATTCCAGAAGTCGATCAACTTTTTGAACCCTTTAGCTTTATCCCTAAATGGCGCTTTGACGACATTATGATTAGCTATGCAGCTAAAGGCGGTAGTGTAGGCCCTCACTTTGACTATTATGATGTGTTTTTAATTCAAAGCTATGGTCAACGTCGATGGAAAATTGGTCCACAAGAAAACAGCGAAAGCCCTTGCCTTGATCATCCAGATTTAAGATTGTTAGCTGATTTTAAACAAACTGATGAATGGGTACTTGAACCTGGAGATATGCTCTATCTACCACCACAATTTGCCCATTATGGTATTGCCGAAACAGACTGTATGACTATTTCTGTTGGTTTAAGGGCACCTAGCACACAAGAAATATTAGTGCATTACACTGATTTTCTTAGCCAATTCTATGCAGAAGAATCTCGCTATAGTGACCCTGAACAACAGGCCGTTGCTAAAGATCCACATTTTATTGATACAGCAGCCTTAACAAGACTGAAAAAAACCTTACAGGAAGCACTGCAAGACGATCAAAAGTTGCTTACATGGTTCGGTCAACATGTGACAGAGCCTCGTTATCCTGAACGTTTAATGGGTGAAGCGCTTACCGAGCAAGAACTTGTTAATACTATAGACAATGGTGCGATAGTCATTCGTAATCCAAGTGGTAAACTTGCGTGGTCAATTTTTAATGATGAAGCAATATTGTTTGCCAGTGGGTTTAGCCGTAGTTTCCCAAAACATTATGCAGATTTACTCCGTTTAATTTGTGAAACCAATGCACTTTACCAAGAAAATTTACAAGCTTGGCTCAAAGACCCTATCGTCACTACCCTATTAACTGAATTAATTAAACAAGGAACATTGGAGTTTTTCAATGAATAA
- the purB gene encoding adenylosuccinate lyase — MLLSALTAVSPIDGRYGSKTKDLRPIFSEFGLIRFRVMVEVRWLQRLASHPQIPEVAPFSKEANDLLNSLVTDFKEPYAQRIKEIERTTNHDVKAVEYFIKEHVANVPELAKVNEFIHFACTSEDINNLSHALMLRAGRDEVIVPTMNKIVEAIKALAKQFADIPMLSRTHGQPASPTTLGKEMANVAYRLQRQINQIISVQLLGKINGAVGNYNAHLSAYPAIDWEANAQDFIEKELGLAWNPYTTQIEPHDYIAELFDAVARFNTILIDFDRDVWGYISLGYFKQKTIAGEIGSSTMPHKVNPIDFENSEGNLGIANAILQHLASKLPVSRWQRDLTDSTVLRNLGVGLAHSLIAYEASLKGISKLEINTNRLAEDLDNCWEVLAEPIQTVMRRYGVANPYEKLKELTRGKGITPEALLAFIDTLEIPDTAKTELKALTPANYIGNAVVQATRI; from the coding sequence ATGTTGCTTTCTGCTCTTACTGCTGTGTCTCCTATCGATGGCCGCTATGGCTCTAAAACAAAAGACCTACGCCCTATTTTTAGTGAATTTGGCTTAATTCGTTTCCGAGTCATGGTAGAAGTACGTTGGTTACAACGTCTGGCAAGTCATCCTCAAATTCCAGAAGTAGCTCCTTTCTCTAAAGAGGCTAATGACCTGCTTAATAGCCTAGTGACTGACTTTAAAGAACCTTATGCGCAGCGCATTAAAGAAATTGAAAGAACTACTAATCATGATGTAAAAGCCGTTGAATACTTTATTAAAGAACATGTGGCTAATGTACCTGAGCTTGCTAAAGTTAACGAATTTATTCACTTTGCCTGTACTTCAGAGGATATTAATAACCTTTCACATGCCTTAATGTTACGTGCTGGACGTGATGAAGTCATTGTTCCTACTATGAATAAAATAGTAGAAGCCATTAAAGCATTGGCAAAACAGTTTGCTGATATCCCTATGTTATCTCGTACGCATGGTCAGCCTGCTTCACCTACTACTTTAGGTAAAGAAATGGCTAATGTGGCTTATCGTCTACAACGTCAAATCAACCAAATTATAAGCGTACAACTACTGGGTAAAATTAATGGTGCTGTAGGTAATTACAACGCCCATTTATCAGCTTACCCAGCTATAGATTGGGAAGCCAATGCACAAGACTTTATTGAAAAAGAATTAGGTTTAGCATGGAATCCTTATACTACGCAAATTGAACCCCATGACTATATTGCTGAACTATTTGATGCGGTAGCGCGCTTTAATACTATCCTTATTGATTTTGACCGCGATGTTTGGGGTTACATTTCTTTAGGCTACTTTAAGCAAAAAACTATTGCAGGTGAAATTGGTTCATCTACCATGCCACACAAAGTAAACCCTATTGATTTTGAAAACTCAGAAGGTAACTTAGGTATTGCTAATGCTATTTTACAGCACCTAGCTAGCAAACTACCTGTTTCTCGCTGGCAACGTGATTTAACCGACTCTACTGTACTACGTAATCTAGGTGTTGGCTTAGCCCATAGCTTAATTGCTTATGAAGCTAGCTTAAAAGGTATTAGTAAGTTAGAAATCAACACTAATCGCCTAGCTGAAGATTTAGATAACTGTTGGGAAGTGCTAGCAGAACCTATTCAAACGGTAATGCGCCGTTATGGTGTAGCAAATCCTTATGAAAAACTGAAAGAGCTAACCCGTGGCAAAGGTATTACTCCAGAAGCATTACTAGCCTTTATCGATACCTTAGAAATACCAGATACAGCCAAAACTGAATTAAAAGCATTAACCCCAGCCAACTATATTGGCAATGCTGTAGTACAGGCGACGCGGATTTAA
- a CDS encoding OB-fold putative lipoprotein encodes MSISKCINTVIASSLLVLLAGCAHDQGTKDNPTSHNAREQKASIETIWNDYKENFSEATSKWTQVNIVVTGTVNNVETKDFPSQQNKDIAIPYYLVTLQDQVNTSCTGVIKMSNDTTTKQQVSTLKKGNVVTIKTNLYQPERFITGDIPKCSFLFDNGVFKPETK; translated from the coding sequence ATGAGCATAAGTAAATGCATTAATACTGTCATAGCAAGTTCTCTATTAGTTTTATTAGCAGGCTGCGCCCATGACCAAGGCACAAAAGACAATCCTACCTCCCATAATGCTAGAGAACAAAAAGCATCTATTGAAACAATATGGAATGACTATAAAGAAAACTTCTCTGAAGCCACTTCCAAATGGACACAAGTAAATATTGTGGTAACAGGCACTGTTAATAATGTTGAAACGAAAGATTTCCCCTCACAACAGAATAAAGACATAGCTATCCCCTATTATCTTGTTACTTTACAAGACCAAGTTAATACAAGCTGCACGGGTGTCATTAAAATGAGTAACGATACAACCACCAAACAACAAGTATCAACTCTCAAAAAAGGTAACGTAGTAACCATTAAAACAAATCTTTATCAACCAGAACGTTTTATTACAGGCGATATTCCTAAATGTTCTTTTTTATTTGACAATGGTGTATTTAAACCAGAAACAAAATAA